AGCCGTCGAGCTCGACGACGCCGACCCAGCCCGGCGGGCACAGCAGCGAGTCCGGGGCGACGGCCACGGCCACGCCGCCGTCGGTCGGGAACGGGCTCACCGACCCGGCGAGGACCTCCCACAGCCCTCGGGCGCGGTCGGCGGCACGCCTCACGCGAGCGCCAGGCCGTCGACGACCTCGACGCCCGGGGCGCTGCCGAGCAGGGCGCCCGGGAGGGCGATCTTGGAGCCGCGCACCCCGCTGCCGATCACCACGTACGGCCCGGCGTCCGGGTCCTGCGCCGCGACCCGGGCGTCGACGAGCACGCGGTACCCGTCGGGCAGGCCGATCGGGGTGATCCCGCCGTACTCCATGCCGGACTCGGCGGTCGCGCGGTCCATCGGCAGGAACGACGCCTTGCGGACGTCGAGCAGCCGCTTGACGGCGTTGTTGACGTCGGCGCGGGTGGTCGCGCGCACGACCGCCGCCGCGACCCGTTCGGCGCCCTCGCGGCGGCCGGCGACGAGCACGCAGTTCGCTGAGACGGCGAGCGGGACGTCGTACGCCTGCGTCATCGCGGCGGTGTCCGCGAGGTCGGGGTCGATCTGCGCGACGACGACCTGCTCCGCCACGCGCTCGTCCCGCGCGGCCCACGCGGTGATCGCGGCGGCGGTGCTCGGGGCGACGAGCTCGGGGTGGTCGACGACCGGGCGCCAGGTCAGGGTTCCGAGGGTCAGCACGGGCATGGCGTCAGGGTAACGACCGGCCAGGGGAGGGGCGGCGGGAACGGGCGGGCGGGCACCCTCTCAGTCCACGAGCCCCGCACGGAACGCGGTGATCGCGATCTGCACGCGGTTCGTGACGCCGAGCTTGTCGAACAGGTGCGTCACGTGGCTCTTCACGGTGGCCTCGGTGACGTGCAGCAGCACCGCGACCTCGGCGTTCGAGCGGCCGCGGCCGATCTCGACGACGACCTCCCGCTCGCGCGCCGTCAGCACCTCGAGCGCCGTGAGGGCGTCCCGCCGGCGGCCGGTGCGCTCCTGCGTCACGACGCGCTCGACGACCCGGCGCGTCACCGCGGGCGAGAGCACCGCGTCCCCGGCGGCCGCGCGGCGGACCGCGTCGATGAGGTCGCGCGGGGGAGTGTCCTTGAGCAGGAAGCCCGCGGCGCCGGCCTCGAGCGCGCGGAAGACGTCCTCGTCGGTGTCGAACGTCGTGAGCACCACCACGGCCGGCGGGTCGGGCGTCGCGTGCAGCGCCACGGTCGCGGCCAGCCCGTCGAGCCGCGGCATGCGCAGGTCCATCAGGACGACGTCGGGCCGGCCGCGGCGTACCGCGTCGAGCGCGGCCTGCCCGTCGGGTGCCTCGCCGACCACCGTCAGGTCGCCGGCCGTCTCGAGGATGAGGCGCAGGCCCGCGCGCACGAGCTGCTCGTCGTCGACGAGCAGGACCGCGGTCACCGCCCGGCCTCGGTGGGCTCGTCCCCGCACGGCACGACGGCGTGCACGCGCCACCCGCCGTCCGGCGCACGACCCGCGGCGAACGTGCCACCGGCGAGCCGGACGCGCTCCGCGAGCCCGACGAGCCCCGAGCCCGACCCCGGCAGGTCGAGGCCCACCGGCACGCCGGCCGGGTTGGTCACTGTCACGGTCGCCTCGCCGGGCGAGCGGCGCACGCGCACGGCGACCGGTGCGCCGGGCGCGTGCCGGCGCGCGTTGGTGAGCGCCTCCTGCACGACGCGGTGCACGACGGCGGCCGTCCGGGCCGGCAGGTCGCCGGGGTCGAGGTCGAGCTCGACCCGCTCACCGGCGCGCTCGGCGGCCGCGACGAGCCCGGCGAGGTCGACCGGACCGACCGGGCCGCCCGGGCCCGCGGGCGGCTCGTCCGGCCCGCGCAGCACACCCAGCACGTCCCGCAGCTCCTGCAGGGCCTCCCGGGCCGTCCCGCGGATCAGCGCGGCCGCGTCGCGCACCCGCGCGTCCTCGGCGCCCGGGCCGACCTCGAGCGCGCCCGCGTGCAGCGCGACGAGCGTGACCTTGTGCGCGAGCACGTCGTGCATCTCGCGGGCGATGCGGGCGCGCTCGGCGGCACGTGCCTGCTCGTCGCGCAGCCCGCGCTCGACCTCGGCCTGCCTCGTCTCCGCCTCGCGTGCCGCGCGCAGCTCCCGCCGCGTCGCCGCGTGCACGCCCGCGCCCACCAGGGTGGCCGTCACGAGGGCGGCCCAGACCGCGTCCTGCGCGTCGAGCCGCCCCTCGTCGAGCCGCCACCAGCCGGCCAGGCCCGACCAGCCGGCGGCCGCCACGACCGGGAGAGCGCGGCGCGGGGCGCGCGCGCCACCCGACCACAGCCCGACGGCCAGGGGCAGGGGGTTGCCCGAGAGCGCGTACGCCGCGGCGCCCACCACGGCCGCCGTGACGGGGCGGACCCGGCGCACGAGGAGCGCGACGCTGCCGAGCGCCCCGGCCGCGCCGATCACGACCGCGGGCACGGCGGACCAACCGCCGCGCGCCGCCATCGCGGTCAGGAGGAGCGACGCGACCACGAGCGCGGTGTCGAGGGTGCGGTCCCGGGACGGTGGCATGACCCCGAGCGTAGGGACGTGGGCCCGGCGGGCGGACCGTCCGGACGTCGCGTCCCGGACGGCGCACCGTGCGACTTTCGTCGGGTCGCGGGCCCGTCGCCGCTCCGATGCGGGGCCCGCGGGCCGGTCAGCACGCTGACGGCATGCGACCTCGCCCTGTGACCCTCGTCCTCGCCGCCGCCGCGGCGCTCGTGCTCGCACCCGCCGCGGCGACCTCCGCCGCACCGACCACCGCAGCGCCACCGACCGCTGCAGCACCGACCTCCGCCGCACCGACCACCACCGCAGCGCCACCGACCGCTGCAGCACCGACCTCCGCCGCACCGACCACCACCGCCGGGACCCGCACGGACTGCACGCCGGTCACCCCCGACGCGGCCCGTGCGGCGTTCGAGGTCCTGCCGGACCTGCTCGAGCGCGACGGGGTGCCCGGCGCCGTCCTGACCGTCGTCGCGGACGGGGCGGTCGTGCACGCGGCGGGGTACGGGGTCGCCGACCTCGCGACCGGCACGCCGTTCGACCCGGACCGCTCGCTCGTGCGCATCGCGTCGGTCACGAAGCTCCTGACCGCGACCGCGGTCATGCAGCAGGTCGAGGCGGGCCGCCTCGACCTCGACGCCGACGTCAACCGGTACCTCACGACGTTCCGTTTCCCGCCGACGTTCCCGCATCCCGTGACGGTCCGTGACCTGCTCGACCACACCGCCGGCTTCGAGGAGCGCGGCGTCGGGATCGGTGCGCGCGACGCCGCCGACGTGCCCCCGCTCGCGCAGACGCTCGCGCGCGACATGCCCGCCCGCATCTACCCGCCGGGGGAGGTCGCCGCCTACTCGAACTACGGTGCCGCGCTCGCGGGCCACCTCGTCGAGCAGGTGTCCGGCGAGCCGTACGCGCCGTACTTGCAGCGCCACGTCCTGGACCCGCTCGGCATGACGCGCACGACCGCCGTCGAGCCCGTCCCCGCGGCGCTCGCCCCGGACCTGGCCCGCAGCTACGACTCCGACGCCGAGCCGCCCGCGCCCGAGCCGTTCACCTTCGACCGCCTCGTCCCCGACGGGTCCGTGAGCGCGACCGCGACCGACATGGCGCGGTTCGCGCTCGCGCACCTCGGCTCCGGGCCCCGGGTGCTCGACCCGGCGACGTCCGCGCGGATGCACACGCGGTCGTTCACGGCGGACCCCCGGCTCCCCGGCTCCGCGCACGGCTTCCACGAGCGCGCGCTGCACGGCCGGCGCGCGCTCGTGCACGACGGCAGCTGGGAGGGGTTCCAGTCGGCGCTCGTGCTCGTGCCGGAGTGCGGGGTCGGGATGTTCGTCTCGGTCAACGCCACCGCGGGGGCCGTAACCCTCGGGGAGGTCGTCGACCGGTTCGCCGGGCTGGTCGCACCCGCGCCCCGCGGCGGACGCGACGGGATCGACCCCGTCGTCGCGCCCGGACCCGGCGCAGAGGACGGCGCCGCGGCGGCCACCCGCGGCGCGGACCTCGCGGACGGCCCGCGCGAGGGCTTCTACACCCCGACCCGGCACAACGAGTCGACCGTCGAACGGCTGCTCGTGCTGCTCGACCAGACCCGCCTGCGCACCGCGGCCGGCGGCGGGCTGCAGTTCGCCGGGACCACGTGGGCGCCGCAGGGCGACGGCCTGTACCGGTCACCCGACGGAGGGGCTCTCGTGGGGCTCGACGGCACGGGCGGGCGGCACTACGTGGCTACGGACGGCCCCGACTGGGTGCTGCTCCCTGCCGCCGACTCCGCGCCCGTCAACCTCGCGGTCGTGGCCGCGTCGCTGCTGACGTCGGCGACGGCGCTCGTCGCCGCCGGGATCGGTGCGCGGCGGCGGGCGCGGCGGCGCCGCCCGGCGGACGTCTCCCGGCGGTGGCGTGCCGCACGCGTCCTCACGTGCGGCGCGAGCCTCGGGGGGACGGCGGTGCTGGTCGTGCTCGGGGTGGTGGTGGCCGGCGACACGAGCGACTTCCTCTACGGCGTCCCGACCGGCTTCCGGGTGCTGCTGGGCGGCGGCGTCGCCGTGCTGGCGGCGGCGTTCGCGGGTGCCGGGCTCACCGTCACCGCCTGGCGGGGCTCCGGTGCCGGGCTTGCGGCGCGGGGCCACCAGGTCGTGCTCCTCGGCGGTCTCGGCGCGCTCGCGTGGTTCCTCGCGCGCTGGAACCTGATCGGCTGGCAGCTCGGCTGACCCGACCGCCGCGCCGGGTCCACGGCTCGGGGCCGGTCGCGCGGACCGCGTCGCACAGCCCCCGCGTCACGCACCAGGGGGTGGCGCTGCACCCTCCGCCGTGCGCGCTCGCCGCTCGAACAGCTCGCGCTCCCGGGCGTTGCGGGTCAGGTCGGCGGCCCGGCGGAACTCCACCCCGGCCTCGGCGCCGCGACCGAGAGCCGCCAGGAGCTCGCCCCGCACGGCCGACAGGTGCGGGTAGCCGGCGAGCTGCCCGGCGGCCACGAGCGCGTCCACGAGCGCGAGCCCGGCCCCGGGTCCGCGCGCCCGACCGACGGCGACGGCCCGGTTGAGCTCGACGACGGGCGACGGCGCGACGTGCACGAGCACCTGGTAGAGCGCGGCGATGCGGGGCCAGTCCGTGGCACCGGGTGACGGCGAGCGCGCGTGCTCCGCGGCGATCGCCGCCTGCAGCGCGTACGGCCCGAGCTCCCCGCCGAGCGCGCGCGCCCGGTCCAGGGCCGCGAGCCCCCGGCGCACGAGCAGGCGGTCCCAGCGGCGCCGGTCCTGGTCGTCGAGCAGGACCGCGGAGCCGTCGGGCGCCGTGCGCGCCGGAAGTCGGGAGGCCTGGAGCTCCAGGAGCGCGAGCAGCCCGTGGACCTCGGGCTCGCGGGGGAGCAGCGCCGCGAGAAGCCGGCCGAGCCGCTGCGCCTCGGCGCACAGGTCGCCGCGCGTCCACGCCGCCCCGGCGGTCGCCGCGTACCCCTCGTTGAACACGAGGTAGACGACCTCGAGCACGGCGCCCAGACGTGCGGGAAGCTCGGCGGCACCGGGCAGCTCGAACGGCACCCCGGCGGTGGCGAGCGTGCGCTTCGCGCGCGAGACCCGCTGGCCGACGGTGGTCTCGGGGACGAGGAACGCACGCGCGATCTCCGCGGTCGTCAGCCCCCCGACGAGGCGCAGCGTCAGCGCGACGCGCGACTCGCGCGTGAGTGCCGGGTGACACGTGAGGAAGACGAGCCGCAGGACGTCGTCCTCGACCCCGTCGTCCGGTCGGTCGGCGGGGTCCTCGACGCGTGTCGCGCCGTCCGTCCGGGCGACCTGCGCGAGCTTGCGCGCGTACGTCGAGCGTCGCCGCAGCGCGTCGACCGCGCGGTGCTTCGCGGTTGCCATGAGCCACGGTCCGGGGTGGGCGGGGATCCCGGACCGCGGCCACTGCTCGAGCGCGACGACCATGACGTCCTGCGCGAGGTCCTCCGCGAGCCCGACGTCGCGCGTGAGGCGGGTCAGCGACGCGACGAGCCGCGTCCACTCGATGCGCCACACGGCCTCGACCGTCGCGCGCGTCGCCCGCAGGGCCTCGGGGTCCGTCATCGCGGCGTGCTCAGCGGTGCTGCGGGCCCGCGGCGTCGACCTGGCCCGACGGCATCGTGAAGAAGGGCAGGACCTGCGCCTCACCCTCCCACCCGGCCCACAGGTCGCGGTGCAGGCGCAGGAACCGGGACGTCCACTCGATCGCCTCCTCGCGGCTCGCGACGTCGTAGACGGCGTAGCTGATGATCTCCTTGGTCTCCGTGAACGGGCCGTCCGTCACGTGGACGTCACCGGCGGCGAGCCGTACGAGCGCCGCACCGGCGGGCTGGAGCCCGGCGGTGTCGAGCAGCGCGCCGGCGGTCGTGGCGTCCGCGCCGAGCTGCATGATCGCCTCCATGAGGTCGGGCGGAGGCGGGGTCGAGGGCACGGACGTGGGGCTGAGCAGAACGAGGTAGCGCACGGTCGTCTCCTTCGCGGTCGGTTCTGCGGTCGGTCGAGCGGGTGGCCGGAGCGGACGTCCGGGGCGTCCGGGAGGCGGGTGTGCGGGGTCAGCGGTCCGCGCGGCGCAGCGACGCGGCGAGCGCCGTCATCCACGCGAACACGACCACGACCCCGGCGACGAAGGCAAGGACCGTCGGCCGACTCCCCGCGCCCGAGGCGATCCCGACGAACGCGCCGAGGAACACGACGCCGACCACGGCCGACACCACCGACCACGCACGGCGACCCTCAGCGGCGAATCGGCGGGCCAGCACGAGGCACGCGGCCGTCAGGCACACGAAACCCACTGCGCCCGCGGCGAGGTGCACCGTCCCGTGCCAGCTGACGACGACCTCTCCCGGGGTCGTCCCGGCGGGGAAGCCCGGTACGGGGTCGGCCCGGAACACCCCGGCGGCGACCATCCCCGCGCCGTGGACGCCGACGAGCCGCGGTGCCCACACCGCCCCGCGGCCCTGACCGAGCGCGCGGCGCAGCCCTGCGGCGAACGCGATCACGAGCGTCCCCGTGACGACGAGGTTGGTGACCTGGAGCCAGCCGACGTCACCGTTGGCGAGCGCGCTCCAGGGGTGGCGGGACAGGTCGAAACCGGGGCGCGTGAGGGCCTGCGCGAGCGAGGTGCCGACGTAGAGCGGGCCGGCGACGACGCCCGCGGTCAGCAGTGCGCGCGTCCGGCGCGCGCCGTCCTCGCGGGTCGTGGGGTCGGTGGTCGTGGACATCGCGTCCTCCCGGGGGCAGGGACCGTCCTGGTCGGACCGTCCGTCACCCCTCTCCTCGAACGGCCGGGCCTGTTCTCGACATCGCGACCCGAGCTCGTTGCCGCCGTGGACGAGGACGGCCGCCGCGCACAGATCTCCTCCACTTGCGTACGACCTCGCCCACGTCATCGGCATCCAGCTCAGATCGGCTCGATGCGGGTCTCCAGGTCCCTGCCCACCCGCAGGTCGGGCTCCTCGTCCGCCCACGCGAGCGCCGACTGCGGCGGTGCGAGCCCGTCGTGGCCGGCCATGCCGCTGACGGCGTCGAACTCCTCCATGAGCTCGTCGAGCAGGTGGACGGCCTCGTCCCAGGCCTCCCGGGACTGGTCGCGGTCGTCGATCCCGAGGCCGAGCACGAGGTCGGACTCCTCGGTGAGGGTGATGATCGCTTCGTCGCGCGCGGCGCCCCGCAGGTAGACCGAGAACGCGTTCACAGCCTCGGGCTGGCGTGGCGAGTTCTCCAGCTCGGCCTCGTCTCTCTCCGCGGGTTCCAGGTCGACGTAGGTGCGGGTCAGAGCGGAGAGCGGCCGCTGGTGCACCGGCTGCTCCGTCGCGACGTAGCGATCGATGAACCGGCGGAGGACGCCGGGGATGTCCGAGCCCGGGACCCACACGTACGCGAGGAACGACGTCACGGGGTCACGCTAGCGAGAGCGCCGACGCCGACGTCGCAGCACCCGGGTGTACTTGAACGAACGTTCCGGCTGTCGCAGGAGCGGGGGATGCCGCGGGAGTCGGCGAGGCAGGTGTGGACGGACAAGCTCGCGTCGGTGCGGACGAATCGCCGGGCCGGGGCTCAGCGCCGGCAGGTCGCGACGAGCACGGCGCGCGCGAGCGTGTGGAACACGACCATCGCACCGACCGCGCCGGGCATCGCGTCGGGGCCCACGCCGAGGCTCTCGACGTCGAGCGCGTGCACGACGTGGAAGTACCGGTGCACCTGGTCGCCGGGCGGCGGCGCGGCGCCGACGTACCCGGGGACGCCGTCGTCCCCGCGCAGCGCGAACGCGGGTGCCGGGAGCAGGCCGGCGTCCGCGGCGCCGGCTCCGCGTGCGAGCGACGTCGTGGAGGCCGGCAGGTCGACCACGGTCCAGTGCCACCAGCCCGCCGGGCCGGGGGCGTCGGGGTCGAACACGCTCACGACGAACGACTTCGTCGCCTCCGGGAACCCGGACCACGCGAGGTGCGGCGAGATGTTCCCGTGCGGCGGGGCCGCATGCTCGTCGGGCAGCGGGTCGCCGTGCGCCAGGTCGTCGCTGCGCAGCTCGAACGAGGGCACGGGCGGCAGCAGCGCGTACGGGTCGGGGGCGACGGGACGGGTCAGCGAGGCGGCCACGTGATGCTCCTGGGGGCGTCGGGACGGTGCTCGGACCCGTCTCATGATGCCGACCTCGACGCAAGATCGCCGTCCGGGTGAGGTTTGTCCGTCTCCCGGGGGACCGGATTGACACGCCCGTCGCGCCAGCGTGTACTAGCGGTATCGAACACCTGTTCGAACGTCCTGTGGGTGGCTCGCAGGGCGAGATGGGCCGGCTGTGCCCCAGAGCACCGAGACGGGGAGGGATCGTGCCGGGCGTGGGGACGCGTGAGGAGAAGGCCGCGCTGGCGCGTGCCGTGCTGGCTCACGCCGAGCAGCGCACGGGTGCCCGCAGCGTGGTGCACGGGGTCAGCAGTGCCGGGGCCGGTGCTGCGGGGACGGCCGCCGACGTCGTGCCGCGAGGGGGAGGCGCGACGGGCGGTGCCGACGGTTCCCGCCGGGGTGCAGGTGCACGTGCAGGGCAGGGGGCTGCCGGGTGGGCGGGGGGCAGCGCGACCGGGTGGGGGCCCGGTCGTGGCGGGGGAGTGACGGGGGCACCAGGCCCGGCAGGGGGAACGAGCGCCACGGCGCCGTCCGGGCCCGGTGCCCCCGTCACCCGAGGTGGCGCGGTGCGCGACGACGCGCCGCACGTCGTGCCGCACGCCGTGCCGGACACGCTGCCGCACGCCGTGCCGGACGCCGTGCCCGGCGCGGGCGCCCACGTCCCCGTCGCGCGCCGCACCTCGCTCCTGACGACCGAGCGCCCCGCGCTCCCGGTCCCCGCCGAGCTGACCACGCTGCTGCCCGACGGCCTGCGCCGCGGCGGGACCGTCACGGTGCTCGGCTCGACGTCGCTGCTCCTCGCGCTGCTCGCCTCGGCCTGCGCCGGAGGGGCGTGGGCCGCGCTCGTCGGGCAGCCGACCGCGGGCCTGCTCGCCGCCGCCGAGGCCGGGATCGCGCTCGACCGGCTCGCGGTCGTCCCCGCGCCCGGGCTCGACGCACCCACGGTCGTCGCCGCGCTGCTCGACGGCGTCGACGTCGTCCTCGTGGGCCCCGAGGCCGCGCTCACCGGCGCCGACCGGCGCCGGCTCACCGCCCGGGCGCGCGAGCGCGGGTCGGTGCTGCTCACGAGCGCGCGGTGGCCCGGCGCGAACGTCGTGCTGACCGCCGAGCAGGGCCGGTGGAGCGGGGTCGGGACGGGTGACGGGCGGCTGCGCACGCACGAGCTGCGCGTCGTGCGGACCGGGCGCGGCTCGGCGGCCGTCCCCGCGACCGTCGACCTCGCGCTCCCGCTGGGCCGCCCCGCGCCGGCCCTCGTCGAGCCGCGCGCGAGCGTCACCGCCGCCTCGCTGGCCCCCGCGCCCGTCGTCGCACCGGCGCCCGGGGACGCGGCGGCCGAGGACGCGCCCGCCGCGACGCTGAGGCTCGTCGGATGAGCACCCGCACGACCGTCCTGTGGGTGCCCGACTGGCCCGTGCTCGCCGCGGTCCGGGCCGGTCAGGTCCCGCCGCACCTGCCCGCCGCGGTGCACGACGCCCGCCGGGTCACCGCGGTCTCGGCGCTCGCCCGGTCGCAGGGCGTGCGCCGTGGCATGCGCCGGCGCCAGGCCCAGGGCTGCTGCCCCGAGCTCGTGCTGCTCCCCGTCGACGAGGGGCGCGACGTGCGGCTGTTCGAGCCGGTCGTGGCCGCCGCCGAGACCGTCGTCGCGGGGCTCGAGGTCGCCCGCGCCGGGCTCCTGCTGCTGCCCGCCGGTGGCGCGAGCCGCTACCACGGCTCCGAGGACGTGCTCGCGGAGCGGCTCGTCACGGCCGTCGCCGAGCGCACCGGGCACGAGGCGCACGTGGGCACCGCCGACGGGCTGCTCGCCGCCGTGCTCGCCGCCCGCAGCGCGAGCACCGTCCCGCCCGGCGGGTCGCGCGCGTTCCTCGCGCCGCTCGGCGTCGGGGAGCTCGTGCACGCCGCGGTGCAGGACGGCGCGGCCGAGGAGGTCGCCGCGTTCGTCGACCTGCTGCTGCGGCTCGGCCTGCGCACGCTCGGGGACCTCGCGACGCTGCCGTCGGCGGACGTGCACGCGCGGTTCGGGCGGACCGGGGCCTGGGCGCACACGCTCGCGCGCGGGGCCGACGACCGACCGCCCGCGCGTCGTCGCCCCGAGACCGACCTCGAGGTCGCGTGCGAGCTCGACCCGCCCGCCGAGCGCGTCGACGCCGCGACGTTCGCGGGGCGCCGGCTCGCCGAGGAGCTCCACGCGCTGCTGGTCGAGCACTCCGTGACGTGCGGGCGGCTGCAGATCGTGGCCCGCACCGACGCGGGCGAGGAGCTCGCGCGCACGTGGCGCACCGACCTCGGCGGGCTCGGCGGGCTCACCGCGGCGCGGATCACCGACCGCGTGCGCTGGCAGCTCGAGGGCTGGCTCACGACGGGGGCGCTCGCAGGGCGTCCGGGCCGGCGCGCGCGCGACCTGACCGCGGACGACCCGGCGCCGGCCGCGCTCGTGCACCTGACGATCGCGGCCCAGGACGTCGCCCCCGCGGGCGCCGAGCAGGGCCGGCTGTGGGGCGGGCCGTCCGGCGGCGACCTGCGTGCGCACCGGGCGCTGGACCGCGTGCAGGGGCTCATCGGCGGCGACGGCGTGCTCACGGTGGCCCTCCAGGGCGGGCGCGACCTGCGCGACCAGGTGCACCTGCGCCCGTGGGGCGACCAGACGGCCGCCCCGCGCCCGGCGGACCGCCCGTGGCCCGGGCGGCT
The Cellulomonas sp. NS3 DNA segment above includes these coding regions:
- a CDS encoding sensor histidine kinase translates to MPPSRDRTLDTALVVASLLLTAMAARGGWSAVPAVVIGAAGALGSVALLVRRVRPVTAAVVGAAAYALSGNPLPLAVGLWSGGARAPRRALPVVAAAGWSGLAGWWRLDEGRLDAQDAVWAALVTATLVGAGVHAATRRELRAAREAETRQAEVERGLRDEQARAAERARIAREMHDVLAHKVTLVALHAGALEVGPGAEDARVRDAAALIRGTAREALQELRDVLGVLRGPDEPPAGPGGPVGPVDLAGLVAAAERAGERVELDLDPGDLPARTAAVVHRVVQEALTNARRHAPGAPVAVRVRRSPGEATVTVTNPAGVPVGLDLPGSGSGLVGLAERVRLAGGTFAAGRAPDGGWRVHAVVPCGDEPTEAGR
- a CDS encoding DUF998 domain-containing protein, with protein sequence MSTTTDPTTREDGARRTRALLTAGVVAGPLYVGTSLAQALTRPGFDLSRHPWSALANGDVGWLQVTNLVVTGTLVIAFAAGLRRALGQGRGAVWAPRLVGVHGAGMVAAGVFRADPVPGFPAGTTPGEVVVSWHGTVHLAAGAVGFVCLTAACLVLARRFAAEGRRAWSVVSAVVGVVFLGAFVGIASGAGSRPTVLAFVAGVVVVFAWMTALAASLRRADR
- a CDS encoding YbhB/YbcL family Raf kinase inhibitor-like protein → MAASLTRPVAPDPYALLPPVPSFELRSDDLAHGDPLPDEHAAPPHGNISPHLAWSGFPEATKSFVVSVFDPDAPGPAGWWHWTVVDLPASTTSLARGAGAADAGLLPAPAFALRGDDGVPGYVGAAPPPGDQVHRYFHVVHALDVESLGVGPDAMPGAVGAMVVFHTLARAVLVATCRR
- a CDS encoding serine hydrolase domain-containing protein translates to MRPRPVTLVLAAAAALVLAPAAATSAAPTTAAPPTAAAPTSAAPTTTAAPPTAAAPTSAAPTTTAGTRTDCTPVTPDAARAAFEVLPDLLERDGVPGAVLTVVADGAVVHAAGYGVADLATGTPFDPDRSLVRIASVTKLLTATAVMQQVEAGRLDLDADVNRYLTTFRFPPTFPHPVTVRDLLDHTAGFEERGVGIGARDAADVPPLAQTLARDMPARIYPPGEVAAYSNYGAALAGHLVEQVSGEPYAPYLQRHVLDPLGMTRTTAVEPVPAALAPDLARSYDSDAEPPAPEPFTFDRLVPDGSVSATATDMARFALAHLGSGPRVLDPATSARMHTRSFTADPRLPGSAHGFHERALHGRRALVHDGSWEGFQSALVLVPECGVGMFVSVNATAGAVTLGEVVDRFAGLVAPAPRGGRDGIDPVVAPGPGAEDGAAAATRGADLADGPREGFYTPTRHNESTVERLLVLLDQTRLRTAAGGGLQFAGTTWAPQGDGLYRSPDGGALVGLDGTGGRHYVATDGPDWVLLPAADSAPVNLAVVAASLLTSATALVAAGIGARRRARRRRPADVSRRWRAARVLTCGASLGGTAVLVVLGVVVAGDTSDFLYGVPTGFRVLLGGGVAVLAAAFAGAGLTVTAWRGSGAGLAARGHQVVLLGGLGALAWFLARWNLIGWQLG
- a CDS encoding RNA polymerase sigma factor, yielding MTDPEALRATRATVEAVWRIEWTRLVASLTRLTRDVGLAEDLAQDVMVVALEQWPRSGIPAHPGPWLMATAKHRAVDALRRRSTYARKLAQVARTDGATRVEDPADRPDDGVEDDVLRLVFLTCHPALTRESRVALTLRLVGGLTTAEIARAFLVPETTVGQRVSRAKRTLATAGVPFELPGAAELPARLGAVLEVVYLVFNEGYAATAGAAWTRGDLCAEAQRLGRLLAALLPREPEVHGLLALLELQASRLPARTAPDGSAVLLDDQDRRRWDRLLVRRGLAALDRARALGGELGPYALQAAIAAEHARSPSPGATDWPRIAALYQVLVHVAPSPVVELNRAVAVGRARGPGAGLALVDALVAAGQLAGYPHLSAVRGELLAALGRGAEAGVEFRRAADLTRNARERELFERRARTAEGAAPPPGA
- a CDS encoding response regulator, with product MTAVLLVDDEQLVRAGLRLILETAGDLTVVGEAPDGQAALDAVRRGRPDVVLMDLRMPRLDGLAATVALHATPDPPAVVVLTTFDTDEDVFRALEAGAAGFLLKDTPPRDLIDAVRRAAAGDAVLSPAVTRRVVERVVTQERTGRRRDALTALEVLTAREREVVVEIGRGRSNAEVAVLLHVTEATVKSHVTHLFDKLGVTNRVQIAITAFRAGLVD
- a CDS encoding YciI family protein encodes the protein MRYLVLLSPTSVPSTPPPPDLMEAIMQLGADATTAGALLDTAGLQPAGAALVRLAAGDVHVTDGPFTETKEIISYAVYDVASREEAIEWTSRFLRLHRDLWAGWEGEAQVLPFFTMPSGQVDAAGPQHR
- a CDS encoding YbaK/EbsC family protein, coding for MPVLTLGTLTWRPVVDHPELVAPSTAAAITAWAARDERVAEQVVVAQIDPDLADTAAMTQAYDVPLAVSANCVLVAGRREGAERVAAAVVRATTRADVNNAVKRLLDVRKASFLPMDRATAESGMEYGGITPIGLPDGYRVLVDARVAAQDPDAGPYVVIGSGVRGSKIALPGALLGSAPGVEVVDGLALA
- a CDS encoding DNA polymerase Y family protein; the protein is MSTRTTVLWVPDWPVLAAVRAGQVPPHLPAAVHDARRVTAVSALARSQGVRRGMRRRQAQGCCPELVLLPVDEGRDVRLFEPVVAAAETVVAGLEVARAGLLLLPAGGASRYHGSEDVLAERLVTAVAERTGHEAHVGTADGLLAAVLAARSASTVPPGGSRAFLAPLGVGELVHAAVQDGAAEEVAAFVDLLLRLGLRTLGDLATLPSADVHARFGRTGAWAHTLARGADDRPPARRRPETDLEVACELDPPAERVDAATFAGRRLAEELHALLVEHSVTCGRLQIVARTDAGEELARTWRTDLGGLGGLTAARITDRVRWQLEGWLTTGALAGRPGRRARDLTADDPAPAALVHLTIAAQDVAPAGAEQGRLWGGPSGGDLRAHRALDRVQGLIGGDGVLTVALQGGRDLRDQVHLRPWGDQTAAPRPADRPWPGRLPEPAPATVLTEPQPVDVRDAAGTRVRLDERAVLSGEPATVRWPGEDPRAVAGWAGPWPLADRWWTGAVRVRSHVQATLDDGRAVLLACTDGVWTCEATYD